CGCAGCGCCCCCGCCGTCTATGCTCCGGACAACGAATGGGCGCCGATCCACCGCGCGAATATCGTCTCGTACGTCGAGCCCGGGAGCCACCCGGGCGTCTTCGCGAACGACCGCGCGGACCGGTCGACGCCCGACGTGAGCTATCGCGAGGAAAAAGGGATCACGTCGCAGTTCTACGACGCGAGCGCCTTCGGCTTCATCCTCTTCCTGGATGGAAGCCTCCTCCAGGCCTACCACGTCATCACGGTCACCGACCCGATCCTCGCCCCGGATGGCGAGTCGTTCCCCTTCACCGCCCGGACCGGCTCGCTCGTGGACATCGACGTCCATCCCGCCGTGGCCGCCGGACCCGTGGTCGCGCTCTACGCCCAGACGCTCGGCCGTCCGATGAACGACATCGGGTCACCGAGCCTCGGCACGGTCTCGCGAAACGGCGGACGCGTGGGTCCGGTGCCCTCGAGCGAAACGCCTCTTGCGGGGACGCCCGCCGCAGAAGCGCTCGATGGCGCGATCGGATCCCTCTACGCCCCGTATCCGCGCGAATGGCTCGACGATTCGGGCAGTGTCGCCGCGGGCGCCCGCGACGCCTACAACGTCTCGTATCTTCCGTGGCTGGACCTCGTGCCGTCCTATGGAGAGCGGGTCGACACTTCGATCCAACTCTCGATCGATTTCGCCGGTCCGAGGCCCTACGAGTATCGCGCGCTCACGGGCCTGAGCACCGTTTACTTCGTGAAGAGCGGCCCGCTCCCGGGCAAGACCGAGAGCGGCGGCCAGGCCATGCTGCCCGGAACCCTCACGTTCCAGATCTTCTCCGGCTTCTGGAAGGACGTGGACCGGGACGGATTCATCGGGTCGGCCGCGACCCCCGATCCGTACGAGGGCGGCGGGCGGCCGTTCCCGGACAATTACTTCAACGCGAACGGCGAATTCTTCGGCACTCCGCTCCTCGTCGCGTCGGGAAAGCCGGCCACGTCGTCCGACATCCGCATCGTGCTCGTTCCGGACGTCGATTGGGGCGAGCACGGCGTCATCCTGGAATCGGTCTCCCTCCTCTGCGGACCGGGCTGCGTGAACCCGGCCGAGAAGTGGACGATCAAGGGTTCGCAGCCGATCGTCATGACCGCGATGACCGAGGAAAACATCGCCGGATCCTACCGCAGCCGCGAGCGGCTGATCCTCCCGACCGGAACGCAGGACCTCTCGTTCAGGGCCTGCCTCAGCGGGGTCTATCTCCTCGACGAAGTCGCGGACGAACGCGTGCACGTCTGGGATTGCGACCGGGTCGGTCGGCTCGCTACTCCCGCTTGAGCTCCTCGAGGATGGCGGGAATGAGCGTTCGCGCGTCGCCCACGAGGTGGTACTGCGCGAGCTTCGAGACCGGCGCTTTCTTGTCGGGGTTGATCGCGACCACGAGTTCGGGGCTCGTCACGCCGACAAAATGCTCGAACTGGCCCGAAAGGCCCGCGGCGACGTAGAGGCGCGGCTTCACGCGACGTCCCGTCGCCCCGACCTGCCGGTCGGCATCCGCGAGGCCGAACTGGACGGCCGCGCGCGTCGCCCCGGGCGCGCCTCCGAGGGCGCGCGCGAGGTCGTCGACGAGTTTCATGCCGTCCCGCGAGCCGAGTCCGAGGCCTCCCGACACAACGACTTCCGCGGTCTCGAGCGGGGGCGTCGCGGGGGGCGCGTCCTCGAGGCCGAGGAAGCGCACGCGCGTGCGGTGCTCCACGACCTCGACGCCTTCGACGCGGCCGTAGCGCGACTCGTCCGGGTAGCCGGGTCGGACGGCGCCGGGCCGGAGCGAGGCGACCTGCGGTCGCGCCTTCGGGATGGTCGCGACGGCCTCGATCGAGCCGTCGTAGGTCAGACGCTTCGCGACGAGGAGCCGATCCGTCTCGTCGATCTCGAGCTTCGTCGCGTCGGCGAGCGCGCCCGTGCCGAGGGCGGCCGCGAGGCGCGGCGCGAGGTCGAGGCCCATGGGCGTCGCGCTGAAAAGCAGGATCTCCGGCTTGCGCTCCTTCACGACGGGCAGGATCGCGTGGAAGTGCGCGTCGACGTTCCCGAGCGTGAGCGCCTCGGACTCGCCCGTGAGGACGATGTCCGCGCCATGGTGGATCGTCGACTCCGCGAGGGCCGCGACCGCGGGGCCGAGGAGCAGCGCCTCGACGCGCGCGCCGAGCGTGTCGCCCAGCTCGCGCGCCTTCGTGAGGATCTCGAGGCCCGATTTCGCGAGCTTCTCGCCGCGGATTTCGGGTACGACCAGGATGTCGCGGTGGGCGGTCACGGGACCACCCCCCGGCTGCGCAGGCGCCGAACGAACGCTTTCGCGATCTCCGCGGGCTCGCCTTCGAAGTGCTCGACCTCGGCGCGCTCCTTGCGCTCGCGCGCGAGCTTCTCCATGCGACGCACGCGCGTCGGGGAGCCCTCCTTGCCGACGCTCTCCTCGTGGAGGTCGAGGTCGCGGATGTTCCACACCTTGACCTCCTTCGTCGCGTAGGCGTCGTGCACGCCCCACGCGGTGGCGATCGCGGGCTTCGGCGCCTCGTCGCCCACGGAGAGGAGGCACGGGAGCGGGACCTCGTATTTCGCGACCTTCGCGCCGAATCGCTTCCGCACCTCGACCGCGCGGCCCTGCATGGCGGCGTCCATGACGAACGTCACGGCGGGCACGTTGAGGAGCTGCGCGAGCATGGGGCCGACGCCCGCCGCGCGGCGGTCCGCCGTGCGGCCGCCCGTGAGGACGATGTCGGGGCGAAGCTTCGTGACGGCGGCCGACAGCACGCGGGCCGTCGCGAGCGTGTCGGCGCCCTCGAAGGCGCGGTCGTGGAGCAGGATGGCCTTGTCGGCGCCCATCGCGAGCGCCTCGCGGAGCGCCATGGAGGCGCTCGGCTCGTCCATCGTGACGACGGTGAGCGCGCCGCCGTGGGTCTTCACAAGCTCGAGGCCCATCGCGATCGCGCGCTTCTCCCACGGGTTGATGACCCATCGCAGGCCCTCGAGGACCGGTTCGCCGGTGCGGCGCGAGACGTGCACGTTCAGGTCGCTCGGCACCGCCTTGATACAGACCACGATGTTGGGCATCAGAGCTCGAACCCCCCGAGCGCGTACAGCTCGCGACCGATGATGAGACGCTGGATCTCGTTCGTCCCTTCGAAGATCTCGTTGATGATGTGATCGCGGAAGCCCTCCTCGAGGTCGTCGAAGCCTTCCATGAAACCGCGCGCTCCATAGATCTGGAGGCAGCGGTCGATCGCCTTGCCCGCGATCTCCGAGCCGAGGATCTTGATCATCGCCGTCTGGCGGGAGACGCGGGCGCGGAACTGGCGCGGCACCGACTTGCCGGCGGCGACCAGCTCGTAGTAGTGCTCGACCTCCTGCGTCGTCAGGTAAGCCGCGACGCGCGCCGCGTAGATTTCCGCCGCGAGCTCCGCGAGCGTGAACTGCGTCGCCTGCTTCTTGCCGATGGGCTCGCCGAACTGCTCGCGCGCCTTCGCGTAGCGGATCGTGCGGTCGAGGATCTCGACCGCGCCGCCGAGATTGCCGACGCCGAGCGCGACTCGGCCGCCGTCGAGGGCGGTGAGCGCGGCGATGAAACCCTCGCCGACATTTCCGAGGATGTTCTCCTTCGGGACGCGCACGCCGTCCAGCCGGATCTCCGCCGTCGTCGAGAGGCGGATGCCCATCTTGTCCTCGAGGTTCGCGACCTTGAAGCCCTCCGACTTGGACTCCACGATGAACGTCGTTACGCCGCCGCGCGCGCCGAGCGCAGGATCCGTGACGGCCGACACCATGAGGTAGTCCGCGACGTTGCCGTTCGTGACGTAGATCTTCGTGCCGGTGAGGAGGTAATCGTCGCCGTCCTTCTCTGCGATCGTCTTGATGTTGGCCGCGTCCGAGCCGGCCTCGGGCTCGGTGAGCGCGAACGCGCCGATGGCCTTGCCCTCCGAGAGGGGCCGCACGAAACGTTCGCGCTGGTCGGGCGTGCCGAAGAGGTAGAGGGGCTGAACGCAGATGCCCGTGTGCGCGCCGACGATGGTCGCGATGGAGCCCGACACCTTCGCGAGCTCCTCGAGGAGGATGCAATAGCCGACCTCGCCGAGGCCCGCGCCACCGAGCTCGCGGGGAATCGGAACGCCCATGAAGCCCTGGCGCTGGAGCTTCCGCACGATGTCCCACGGGAACTCGTGGCCTTCGTAGAAGCCGCGCGGGAGCATGGGACGGATCTCGGAGTCGAGGAACTCGCGCACGGTGGCGCGGAACAGCTCCTGCTCTTCGCTGAACGTGAACTCGAGGGCCATCGAGGTCGCCGCGGGGATTAGGGTCCGTCAACCCATAAGGGATGTGTCCTCGCGACCACGGACGGGAGTGAAATTCAGGCCCGGCCCGCG
Above is a genomic segment from Candidatus Thermoplasmatota archaeon containing:
- a CDS encoding electron transfer flavoprotein subunit beta/FixA family protein, translated to MPNIVVCIKAVPSDLNVHVSRRTGEPVLEGLRWVINPWEKRAIAMGLELVKTHGGALTVVTMDEPSASMALREALAMGADKAILLHDRAFEGADTLATARVLSAAVTKLRPDIVLTGGRTADRRAAGVGPMLAQLLNVPAVTFVMDAAMQGRAVEVRKRFGAKVAKYEVPLPCLLSVGDEAPKPAIATAWGVHDAYATKEVKVWNIRDLDLHEESVGKEGSPTRVRRMEKLARERKERAEVEHFEGEPAEIAKAFVRRLRSRGVVP
- a CDS encoding electron transfer flavoprotein subunit alpha/FixB family protein gives rise to the protein MTAHRDILVVPEIRGEKLAKSGLEILTKARELGDTLGARVEALLLGPAVAALAESTIHHGADIVLTGESEALTLGNVDAHFHAILPVVKERKPEILLFSATPMGLDLAPRLAAALGTGALADATKLEIDETDRLLVAKRLTYDGSIEAVATIPKARPQVASLRPGAVRPGYPDESRYGRVEGVEVVEHRTRVRFLGLEDAPPATPPLETAEVVVSGGLGLGSRDGMKLVDDLARALGGAPGATRAAVQFGLADADRQVGATGRRVKPRLYVAAGLSGQFEHFVGVTSPELVVAINPDKKAPVSKLAQYHLVGDARTLIPAILEELKRE
- a CDS encoding acyl-CoA dehydrogenase family protein; amino-acid sequence: MALEFTFSEEQELFRATVREFLDSEIRPMLPRGFYEGHEFPWDIVRKLQRQGFMGVPIPRELGGAGLGEVGYCILLEELAKVSGSIATIVGAHTGICVQPLYLFGTPDQRERFVRPLSEGKAIGAFALTEPEAGSDAANIKTIAEKDGDDYLLTGTKIYVTNGNVADYLMVSAVTDPALGARGGVTTFIVESKSEGFKVANLEDKMGIRLSTTAEIRLDGVRVPKENILGNVGEGFIAALTALDGGRVALGVGNLGGAVEILDRTIRYAKAREQFGEPIGKKQATQFTLAELAAEIYAARVAAYLTTQEVEHYYELVAAGKSVPRQFRARVSRQTAMIKILGSEIAGKAIDRCLQIYGARGFMEGFDDLEEGFRDHIINEIFEGTNEIQRLIIGRELYALGGFEL